AATTTCTTGTGTAAAATGACAAGAGTATTTGTATTTAACCTATTCAACTTTGTCCTGTGTGTTTCAGTATCCAGATTCTAATTCCTAAATTCAATTTgcaaattatatatgtatgtatatataatagatgtgtgtgtgtgtgtgtgtgtgtgtgtgtgtgtgtgtgtgtgtgtgtgtgtgtgtgttttaagacagggtttctctatgcagctttaGAGCTTGTCctagaactcgatctgtagactggtctcaaactgacagagatccacctgcctctgcctcctgagtgctgggtttaaaggcatgtgcaaccattgCTTGGCTATAATAGACATTATATCACATTGTTTGGAAAATGTTGACATGAAAAGTCCTTATTCAGTacaatttaaactaaaaaaatggTTTCCATCCGACATTGCTTGAACGTGTGGCTGGCTACAAAAGCCACAGATGAAAGGTCAGTTGTATATAATAGATGTTTCCAAAAGTGTTtgtatctcttttctctttgggtcTTTTCTCCTTTAGTAACTGAGAAACTGTGCATTAAAATCTCTTTGAAGGTGGCTGTTTTCACTCTATGTTATTGACTACATACTCTTAAGATGTTCACACTAACacacttactttttaaaagacatattcATGTCTTCATGCTAGTGCATATGGGAGCAAGGTTCCTGGTTTCGTTTCTGATGCATTTGTGAAGAATGAACTTGTCTTCAAACCAACCTTTAAAATTAGGAACAAATATACAACTTGCAGGACTGCAGTCATTGACCACAGAGTAGACTTCTCAACAATCTACTCCATCACTAAAGGATGTTGCAGTAGACTTCTCAGTGCTCTAACTCCATCACTAAAGGATGCTGCAGTAAACTTCTCATTGTTCTAACTCCATCACTAAAGGATGTTACAGCAGACTTCTTAACACTCTACTCCATCACTAAAGGATGTTGCAGGAGACTTTTCAATGCTCTAACTCCATCACTAAAGGATCTGTCATGGGCAACTAAGTTCTAATACTGAGATTTACTTCATGTTAAAGAAGTAACTTATATAAGTTTATCACAGCATTGGTTACAGCAGTCGGGATTATGGAATCATCCTGAGAGCCCTTCACTGTTCCAGGTCCTGCAAGGCTGACTGATTCCAGCTTTGCTATTATAGAGCTGGATTCTCACTGCAGTTGAAAAAAACTCAAACTCAGAAGTGAAGAGAAGAATGATGACTActcagggctgaggcaggaaggagttgGTAAAAGGAAACAGAATTTCAGTTAGAAAGAATGTTCAAGAGATCTTCTGTCCAACATGGTGACCATTAGTTAACAGCAGGGCATTTGCTggaagattcctagcaatagctTGTAGGTCTCCTCACCACAAAAGGTGAGATATTAGTTCCATATAGTATGCATACTTCAAAGAATCGTCAGTGTtcaacacaaatatacataaattacTTGTCAATTCATTTCTTGAGTTTAAGAATAAGGGAAGACACAAACAAGTTTGACCTCTTTCCAGTAACTTGTAATGACACGATAGAAAGAGCCCTTAGCGCCCAGACAGTCTGCTGAAGGTTTGTTCGATCCCTCCAGTTGACACCACCATCGAGTGTGTCAACCTAGGCTGGGAAAGAGCACTGCACAAGTGGTGTATGCCCAGCTCTAAGAGCAGTTAGTATGGCAAAACAGAAGACTGCGCTGGAATTGTAATGTGTAAAACAGAGAGCTCTTTGCCGCACTCCTCCTGCTTTACCTGTGGTAGGGGACCGGCTCTCacttgcctgcacacacacacacacacacacacacacacacacacacacacacacacactgcatgcttcctctttctccagtctctgtgtgtctctcttttctgtttcctgatttctaattccctccctgccccagcgcccagcctttcttcttcttcttttttagtaAGAAATACAAAACTATTAAAAGTATATGCACTTGGCTACATTATTCAAATTTGCAATTCTAAATCTTCTGCCTCAGGCTAGAACCACAGATTTCTTTTTCAGGACAAGAAATAAATCCCAGCTCAAGCCTGGCTCCCCTAGCAGCTGGGTATTTAGCCATCACTCCAACTGGACATTTTTGCTCCTCCCTTGGTACTTTATTGATGGTTTCCAAGCAGCATTAACAGCACAACGTTCACTATAAGAATATTATATACCAACTTAGTTGTGACATGAATGTCATTAATTTACTGAAATTAACATTATGAACACATAATGGGGGAAATGTTCCTCAAAGGAGGACGGTGGTGAACGTTAACCATCAACAGGACGGAACTATATTTGACAGATAGAGATTAACAAGAAGAGGTTCAGTTCGGTTCAAGGGCGAGTTGAGGTCAGAGTCCTACGTCTGTGTCTTCAAAGGCCCGAGGTTTTGGATGAGGCAGCTCAGGAAGGAGTCCAGCCGATGCCTGGACCTGTACGCTATCAGTCCTCCCTTGTTGGCCCAGAGGTCCACCCCGGAAGCGCCTCTGTTTTCCATGTGATACAGCAGCTGTGGCCAGTCCAGCCCCGTTTGGGGGCTTCTCGCCAAGCACTCCTTCATGTCTGCAATGCCCCCACCCATGGCCCGCAGAATGGCGTGCGCTGCGCAGGAGTCCCACTTGTACGTGGTGTCCTCTGAGAAGATGTAAATGTCCACCAGGCCTTGGACTACACAGAGGCTCTTGTAGCCCGCCCCAGCCGCGGGGAAGACGCCGCCCCCGCACACGCGCGACAGCGCGGCTTTGATGGTCTGGTTTTCGCTGGTGCTGATGACCGCAGAACAGGGGCGGGAGAGCTCCACGTCTGCGTGTTCAGTCTGGGTCTCACCGTCGTTCCCTTTCGAGGTGGCGAGCTGCAGGGAATGGATGTTGGTCCCCATGTAAGAAAGGCCCCAGTAGTACTGTCCTTTCCACCTGCCGGAAACAGTTTTCGTTGGTGAGAAGCGTGTTTGGTTTATTGCACGCCGCTTTCAAACAGAACGAAAGGAAAAATGCCCCGGAACAAAACGAGTTTTAACGCTCCCGAGCCTATAAATGAACATCGAGCTACTAATGAGTTCTGAGTGACTGCCTGCGTTCCTGTGAGAGAAGGACCGCCGGTTTATCTCACTGTCACACCCAGCTGGGGTAACACTGGAGTACCGGTGGGATTTCTAACCTCTGAAAACAACGCCAAAGCTCAATCCTGCTTCTGTCATTCAGAGTCTCGGAGGGAAAATCTACTTGCAAATCCCTCACAGGCCTCCTCTCGCAGACCTGCTCGGGCTTCTCACACCAAGAAGATGGACTTGGGTTGTTATTTTTGGCAACAGCAGTAATAACAACTGCGTTTATCCACTTACCCTCCTGTAAGGCACTCTATTTACAGACGAGAGGCTAGGCTTAGGGAAAGCAAGTGACTTGCTAAGGTGGCCTGGATCCTTACGTGGTGGAACCCGCATCCAAACCCAGGAATTCACCCCTGAATCTGTACTCATCCCCCACCActtccccatcctcacccctACCCCCCAAAGCTGGCCTCGGACTCCTCTTATACCTTTGgcgtgctgggcttacaggtccTTAATGTTTTAATGACCTTTAAAAGCATTACCAAAACATATTTGGTTTGAAGAAAAGTGGAGTAGAGGAAAATTCCAGAGGCTTAAACTGTTAACTCTTAGAAGATCAAAGGATTCTTATCTGAAGTAACCCGAAGATTAAAGAACACAGGCCGTCCTATGCAATGGAAGCTGCAAGTTATTTTCAGTGAACAGGGGTTCATTGCAGTTATTTTCTACTACGCCCAGGAGTCAGCTCCCCCAGCCCAGAGGCCCCTGGCCACTCTCCAGGCTGTGATCAGGGGTCAGTGGAAaggcgggggtggaggggtgcCGGGTGGCGGGCAGGAAGGGCACCGGTACTGGCAGTATTCGGAGGGAGTTAGAGTCAGCCCTGGCCACATCTGTCTATCATTCCACTGAACACTGcacatttggctctgtatttcttctaCCATTATACATCTGGCAACACAATGGTGGCATCCATCCCGTTCCAATGAATCAGAAGACAGCGCTGAGCATTAATCTGTATGTGTGGTTTTTGAGTGGATTTTAGAAACGGGAATAGGATGGCAAAGCCATAATTTCTCCATGACAGTGTTAATTTCTTTTAGAGTATCACTGTGCACTTAAACCCAAACCAAACTCTGCCAAATCCCGGGCCGAAGAGGGAAAGCCTTTTAATTCAGCCCTGTGGTCTCGCAGTGGGAATGCCCCACGGAATCCAGACGCGGGCATGCCAGGTAGTGACAACCCTAACAGGCAAGGCTGAGGCTGGACGATCGAGACGGAAAATGGCCATCTTTTACCTTAGCGTCGTCAGGTTTTGAGACGCGAAAGGTTGGTTGATGACTCCCATCAGGGGCATGCCTGTCTGGATGTCATAGACGCCAATTAAAATGGTCACACACTGAAGTCCGCTGGGGAAAACTCCTTGGTTGGACTTCACGTCGGCAGAACCTTTAATGTACTGATAGGTTGAATCtgaaaaatgaagcaaatgtACAGGTACAGATTGTTTAGAAGATAACGGTGAATCTATTTAGAATTTTTTGTCCTTTGTAAGTTCTCCTTCTAATCTGGTAACCAATCAGTTTCACCTTTGAGCGTTGCCTGCAATGAATCATTTGAGCTCTCCTACATCATGTTTCTACATCACTCAGTGTATGAGAACTTTTAAGAAGTGTGTTGTCTTGAGACAGGTCTCTaactggagatcctcctgcctccgtcctTGAAGGGGGAGGACACAGTCACAGTCCTGTGGGGTCTAACACAGCACCTTGCAGATGACAAGGCCTCCAAGGCagctagggctggggagatggcgtcATCGGGGAAAGTGCTTGCCTCAaaggcatgaggacttgagtaTGGATTCCTAGGGCCCATGGAAGTTGTCGGGCAAAGTGGACCACACTTAAAAATCCCagtgcagaggaggcagagacgaGGATCCCTGGGGCCGCTGGACAGCCCGTCTATCAGAATCGGTGAACTTCAGGTTAGgtggaaaagaaatgagaaaggtaAACTACATACGACCCTGGCCCCAGTGTGCCACGTGACCAGCAGCACATACACGCACCCCTTAAAAAACGCAGTTAAATGGCCAACAACTCCTGGTAACTAGTGGGATGTTTCTTTAGAACTGTTACTAATCAGAGGACCGGAACAATCTGAGATGGAAAAGTCTCCTTCTAGGAATCCGCCAGATGTGAAATGGCCTAATTGTTGTTATCATTTGCCTACCCGAGCTGCAAGAAGGAGACAATGAAGCTGACATAATGGGAAGAGGTTCACAGTGCTTGTGAGGGTTggtcttggttgtcagcttgatggGATCTGGGATCAACTAAGAGGAATGAGTCAGGGCGTGTCTGTGAAGGTATTATCTGGAAGCTTTACCTGAGGGGGCACAATCCTCCCTCAGAATGGGCAGTACCTTCCAGGAGCCCAGATGTAAAGAGGTCTGAGGAAAAGCAGTGCTGATTTTGCCTTCCTGCTTTTCTCCTTGCTGGTGTAAGCCTCTGCTCTTCAGCTGCTGCGAGCATCCTTCACTGACATAAACACCTTAGTGTCTCTGGACTTCCCATACGGACCGAAGACCAACGGTTTCCAGGGATTCCCCAGGCCTTCAGTGTCCACTGGGACTGCTGAGGCTTCCAGCACTGTAGACTGAGCTGCTGGCCTCAACAGTATGTGTCAGCCGCTGTTGCACGGCCCAGTCCCGTGAGTTAGCACGCGGTGAAAGATGTGTCTGGCCAACAACCCAGAGAGTCAGATAAACATCTCTTCAGGGTGGAACTAAGACAGGAGACCACCATCCCTCGGAACTATAACAAATGTCAATTTACCCTGACATGACCAGAGATCTGGGGGGAGATTCTTAGTGTTCACATACAACACACTGGCTGAATGTTACGTAGCTGTCTGATGTAAGGAAAACCACTGTGCACATGCTATGTGCTGTAGACTGGGGTTGTGAGAAAGTTGTCTGGCTCAGTATAATGCTTGCCACCAGCTGAGTTAAACAGAATTTACCAGGGAGATGGGAAAGTGGGGAGACTTTCGTCTGAGGACTTTGTATCGACAGGGCTGTGAGGGAAGgaactgcattttaaaaacatgcacGATAGTTACAATTCTACCCAAAAAGGACAAAAACTTGGTAAGCTTTATGTCAGCTTGCAAGTGGCCCAAGACACGTTCAGGTGCCTTGCTTGACCGTGGTTTTGACTGTTGCCTCACTGAATGAGTAGCCAATGATTCAAAGTTAGCAACTCTCCCTTAAAAACACAGGTTTGCATGAACCTGTTGGGGCTGAGCTCTAAGTGGTGTACGTTATTGCCTTCTCACATTCTCACTGATTTACCAGTCAGAAGTCACTGAAAGATCGGTTAGTTcacctgcgtgtgtgtgtgtgtgtgtgtgtgtgtgtgtgtgtgtcacacacacacacacacacacacacacacacacacacacacgcctcacaGCCATCTGTCCCTCCAGTTCCAGTGTATCTGAggacctctctggcctccacaagcgcTGCACACACATTGTGTACGGGTATgtgtgcacccatacacataaaataaaagtaagggaAATCATTAAAGACAGTAACTTCTCTGGACACCATATGACTATTACACCCGTAAACTCACAGTGGCAGTGGTTCCTGTATAAGACCTGCATGAAACCAAGGTAGCCGGACTTCTGGCACAGACTGGGGCTCACTCATGAGGAGCTGCTGAAGGAGGGGTGCAGGTCTTTGGGTGTGGGTGTAGGCTCCCATGCTCTAATTGGACACTAACTGGACTTTGtgagtttaaaaagaaacaaaaaccatgaaaTTAGGAGAGTAACCCATTGGGGAGGTCTGGGAGAAATTGGTggtatgatcatatttcattgtacacatgtatgaaattctcaaataataataataataataataacaataataaacattCCAGGAGATCTAGACTACAGTTCTAATGGCTTCTATTTCTTGGAGCTGCTCCGACCCCTCAAGAACACGTGAGTAAGAACAAAGCAGAAGTCACATATGGAGCAGCAGTCCCACACTCACCGATGGGATCCACCCAAATTCCCAGAATGTCCTGCGGGACCTGGATCTCCAGAGACTCCAGAGTGGGGTCAGTTAAGTCCACATCTTGATGCACCACCTTAGCCAACGCTTCAGACGCCGGCATGTTGCCATCAAGGACTCGGCTGAGAagctctgctgtctctgcctccgtgGTCCGTAGTTCCACAGTGATCTTTTCCCCTAGAATAAAGACACGTTGGAGGCCCTGCTGCTGAGAGTTCAGGGGAGAGCAGAcaacaggaggcagagggacGGGGAGGGGAATGGGCAGCTGAGCTGAGCTCTTAGGTCAGGGAGGGCAGTATGTCCACAGCAGCGGTTCTGAGACCCAGCTGACCCCCAGGATCGCCTGCAGCACTTCACAAAGCAGTGGATGTTAGGGGTTCCTAGAGGCTCCGTGCTCTTCCTCTCAGTGGAGAGGTTAGGTTCCGGGACTCAGCCTGCTCCCCAGAAAAATGTCTGCAAGGGCAAAGTTGTGCATTCAAGGAGCTCCACAGAAGCTGAAATCCTTCAGCCTTCAGTAATTATTCTGTTCCTTAGTTTTGCCTTTTGCCTTTTCATGTGCATAGTTTGCTCTGTCCGTGTTGGAATGTTACCGAAAAAGACGTAGGTTCTACCCACATACGGAAATGCTTCTACTTCCTTCTGTAATACTGCTTTTTAACAAAAATAGTGTTTATGCTCAGTAGTGTCAGATGAAACACAGTAATCTTTGAGTGCAAAAAAACTCAGCGGCTCAAAAATGACAGACAAAAACTCTCCTCTGTGAAAGCTGTTGGAAGCCAGATGTGAACAAGCCAGCTCTCCTGCAGAAGCAGAGCGAAGAGGCGGCTGGATTCCCATCTCTTGAAATACACATCTTAGGCCGCTGGTCTGGCAGCCAGCCtccaagggaagagaaaggggtaGGAAGGAGGTAGAGTTAGCTGGACACGGGGGCACATACCtaaaacccagcacttgggaggtggatgcTGGAAAATTAGGgcttcaagtccagcctgggctatgcatcAAGTGGAAGGGCAGGGCGGGCCACATGAACCCCTGTCTCCACAACAGCAAAAGGCACCACAGATAAACACAGAATGACCCCTAAGATGAATATGGTgagacatgcctataatcccaacactcaggaggaaggcttgagttcaaggccagcctgggctacctagtgagaccttttcaaagaaaaaagtggGTATACAGATCCATGCTCCTACCTACTCTAGCAGTTCCAACCAGTGGCAGCTTGCTGGAAACAACACTTCAAGCACCACCTGGATGTACTGAAATTTCAGAAAAGCCTGAGGTCATAATATGATGAGCACAGCTCATGGCCCAGTGGGAATCTATCGTAGCTCTGAATTTTCACTTGTTGCTTTTGGTGCTGTGGATTCGGCCCAGGGTCTCTGGGAATGCTGAGCAGTTATTTTACCATAGAGCTGCATCTGCAGCCCACAGCAGTGACTCTGGGCCACCAAGTAGCAGTCACTGAATATGCATTCTACTTCCAGCTTACTAAAAACCAAGGACCATTCAAATGAATAAATCATATGGTTCCTGTGCTTAAGCTCGGCCAGTTGTCTCCATCACACTTAGTGGAAAGCCCAAGCTCCTGCTATGACCCAGGCCCACGAGTCCCAGTAAGTACAGCAGCCTCACTCCCGGGTTCTCTGTCCTTTTGCCTCTTCAGTTCTAGACAAACGAAGCATCAAATTAACTGTTTATGAAACGGTCAAATATAGGACTGTAAATTAGAGTGTATTGTGTATTGTGAGTTAATCATAATAGTTATTTTCAACTTTCGGAAGTTTAAATAAGATTTATGTCTTCTTTCTGGGAGTCATAGGGATGTATAAAAACTTTTATatacacagaaatgtatataaaaagCCAGGGGGAATGAATGGTCCATGCCTGTAGTCTCAGCTACTCTGGGAGTTGAGGTGAGAAGAGGATTTGAGCCAAGggtttgagaccagtctgtgCGGCACAGTGAGGCCCCAcctcacacagaaaataaacaaacaaacaaacaaacaaacaaataaacaaacaaacaaacaaacaaataactttGTACGAAATGGAAACTTCTAGCCAATCCAGCTACCTTCACAGAGGTTCTGTGATGGAATGCAGAGGGTACTGGAGCAACATCATGTGTTATTTCAGGACTGAGGTATCTGATACACTCTTAGGGTCCAGGGTGTCCACAGACAGGTTTAAATCCCTGCCCAGACACTGTTTGCTCAGCTGTGTAGACAAACATCTCTCTGGTGCATCAGTGACCATTTTAGATTGCCAAAAGGCTATAGAATTTTTCCACAGGCTATGTAACAATTACTAAAATGCTAGAGATTTAAATTTAGAAAGATGCATGGACTGCTAAATTATTCCAAGAAACCACTTCACCTCTCTCTAGCTTAAATGTCATCATATTCTGAGGTAGAGCCTAAATGAAGTTTCACATTTAAGCATGTTATGCTGTTTATACCTAAAAGCTTCCtagcattcatttattattaggTGAGTTAGAAATTAGAATAATAGGATGATTAAGTTACAAAACACAGTAAGATTCTTATACTTACCCAAATCATTTGTGAACTCATTGGATTCTTCTCCAAAAATTTTCTTCCCCAAACCTGGAAACTGAAAGAGTCAgagtttgaaaaacaaagaaaggaagaaagaactacCCACAGCCCCACAATCAGTTCCAAGAGAGTTCAGTGAGTGTTAGATTCAAAACTCAAAAACTTTCATAGTAGGAGTCAGTCTGAGCATGGAAAATGAAGTCAGCTTGGTTCTGTGCTTAGCTgtctcttattttccttttcttttgccaGTCTAGAAAGCCTACTCCATGGCTGAAGTCTGGCTTCCTTATGTCCTGTCAGCTTTCTGCTGGAGAGCCACAGGACTGGAGAGCCACAGGACTGGGAACATATGTGAATCCTGCTCCTAAACACCAACCTGTAAAAGCTCTTGTTATTGTCTACGTccctaaaataatttcatttaaagaaaatttatttatttttgtattctatGTTTATGGGTACTTTGTCTATatatatgtctgcacaccagaagagggcatcagatccatcctagatggttgtgagctaccatatgggtgctggaaatccaactcatgtcctctgaagaacagcatctcttaatcactgagccatctctacggtctctaaaataattttctaaaggTGGAAAAAGAACCTAGAAGGCAGTCTtcgattttattttcattttcaggtacATCTCTGCATCTATGAGGTGTgtcaaaaaaagggggagggagaaagaaaagaaatactgtaGTGACCTATGACTTAAGCATTGATACAGAGTGAACAGGGAATCATGTAGACTTTTCTCGAATCTCCATATCCGTGTTCAGATAAACACATTTGACTCCTGACCCTCAGAAGACGTTTTTTCTCAGAGACTCCTGTTGTTCTCAGGGAAGAAACTGCTTCACATACTTGAACATGCGCATTCCCAGATGCTCAAACCACCATCAAGGCCATACCACCTgctgttcttttttctcttttgtgaaacAGACCTACCATGGGTGGCAATCTGCCCACTCGCCAGCCCCACACCTGTTTGCAGAGCTGTTCAGAGGAATGCAGAGAGAGGggcctgaaataaaaataaagtagctCCAACGGAAAGTATTTGTTTCATAAATTCTGGCATTACTTCATGAATAATTGCCTGGGCTTGCTCTAGTGCTggggggagggtggtggtggtgcacatatTAACCCATAAAACTAATGTTGATCCATATCCAGTCCAGTTGCTCAACCAGCCCTTGTATCCAACTGTCTccataacaacagaaaacaagcttCCTTCATTTAGTTTGCCGAAGCCAGGTAGTAAAGGGGCATAAAGAAATTTTAGTCTGTGGGGATttcatgtcatttatttattctcttcccATGCCAGTGGTCAAGATTTTACTTGATTCTAAAGTGgtcctcaaatttaaaaaatgcattgaaatacagagaaaccctgtctcgaaaaaccaaaaaaaaaaaaaaatgcattgaaaATATTAAAGTTTTTCTGACATAAACCTCCATCCTCCcaaatttaaaaaagggggggtcATATATAAAAGGCAACAGAATCCCTAACGACAACAACTCAAGAACCATTTCCTATGTTCAAGAACTTGAGCTGTCATGCTGTGCTGTGCAATTTCAGGCAACTCACTCAAGCTCTCTGTGACACCTGAGTCACAGGGGAATAATAGCTCTTACTGAGCAAAAATGGTTACAGGGTTAACAAGCTAGAATTCATAAAGCCGGGTACACAGTGAGCATTTACATGTATCTGCTGGTATTACTGTTCCCAGTTCAGAATATTAGCTTTATCTCATCATCTCCACACTGAGAATCACAGTCACTGCGTGTCATATTTTTATAGTAGCATGGAGGGAGATTTTACTCAATTCTGAGCCCATAACCAAGGCAAACATTAGATAAATGGTTAAGTTGATAAGCTGGGATTAATGACTTAAGCAAGTGAGACAGGCCACGAACACACAAGGAGACTGCAGCATTCCTCAGCAGCGTGAGGATTCCCTTCAACACTGGGCATGGGAGGGACCTTCAATGTGCTCTGTCTCTGAGAACATGGATTATTTATTAACAAGAAACTCATCAATAAATAAAGGGGCCAATTCTAGGTACTCCTCTTAGAATTCTGAGTGctcctattttgtttgtttttctatactTCATTGTTTCCTGCAAAGACCATTTCCTTAACACTGTAATAAAAATAAGGGAGGACCAAAAGATGTTTGTTTGAATCCAAGATATCCTGAGAACCAGTACAAGGCCTGCTGTTTATTCTGAGGGGAACAGAGCTGGGGAGGAAAAGCGTCTCACAGCCACCTTGGCCCTGACCTCTTACCTTGTTCTCCATGTTCTGTTTTATAACTTCCTGCACCAGCACATCCGCCAGGGTCTTGAAATCTGCAGCGAACTTCTTGTTCTTCTCTGCGTCTTTCTTCTCCTGGATGAGCAGCTGGAAGAGGGTCTCCTGCTGGCGGCAGGCCCGGGCGATGTTAGCAGCCTTCTCAGAGACGCGGAGCAGCTCCCGCAGGATGTCTGACATCTCTGAAGCCTCACCCACCCTCGGGCTCTCAGCTGGAAAAGCACCAGAATGCGAAAGAGAAAGCAGTTCAGAGTGGAGCCGGGGTGCCGCTCCTGCTCACACCCAGCAGGCAGCAAGTTGTCAGCATGGCTGGCCAGCTAGTGAAGACCACGTTTTCAGCGTGTAAGAATGGAGTTACAATCGaaaattatttctcaaatttcataaaacaattacactctcaaaaaaaaaaaaaaaaccattatccAAAGAACTGAACTttcagtgaaagaaagaaagaaaaaaaatctttgagtaAGAATCTATATTCCAGAGCCCTACCAGACAGAAGTACCACAATGTCAAAGGAAAGCCAGATTCTTGCAATGTCCTCAATCATAGCACAGCCTTATGGTGAGGATTAGAACAGCACTCTCTCTGTGAGAAGGGTGAGGG
This genomic window from Peromyscus leucopus breed LL Stock chromosome 13, UCI_PerLeu_2.1, whole genome shotgun sequence contains:
- the Inpp1 gene encoding inositol polyphosphate 1-phosphatase isoform X1; the encoded protein is MGRPTPSFLALPCNSPCFTCDVAGARLRQAWDALARPRSQRRHRAFPRHQPRGKRGGGDLAETGLHHWEPGEAGRLPAFAAVTSAVLPAAAPAPGRRRRVPARPSPGVGTPFLLLARPSSSSSSVSQGKAVASFWAPHPRLAESPRVGEASEMSDILRELLRVSEKAANIARACRQQETLFQLLIQEKKDAEKNKKFAADFKTLADVLVQEVIKQNMENKFPGLGKKIFGEESNEFTNDLGEKITVELRTTEAETAELLSRVLDGNMPASEALAKVVHQDVDLTDPTLESLEIQVPQDILGIWVDPIDSTYQYIKGSADVKSNQGVFPSGLQCVTILIGVYDIQTGMPLMGVINQPFASQNLTTLRWKGQYYWGLSYMGTNIHSLQLATSKGNDGETQTEHADVELSRPCSAVISTSENQTIKAALSRVCGGGVFPAAGAGYKSLCVVQGLVDIYIFSEDTTYKWDSCAAHAILRAMGGGIADMKECLARSPQTGLDWPQLLYHMENRGASGVDLWANKGGLIAYRSRHRLDSFLSCLIQNLGPLKTQT
- the Inpp1 gene encoding inositol polyphosphate 1-phosphatase isoform X2; this encodes MSDILRELLRVSEKAANIARACRQQETLFQLLIQEKKDAEKNKKFAADFKTLADVLVQEVIKQNMENKFPGLGKKIFGEESNEFTNDLGEKITVELRTTEAETAELLSRVLDGNMPASEALAKVVHQDVDLTDPTLESLEIQVPQDILGIWVDPIDSTYQYIKGSADVKSNQGVFPSGLQCVTILIGVYDIQTGMPLMGVINQPFASQNLTTLRWKGQYYWGLSYMGTNIHSLQLATSKGNDGETQTEHADVELSRPCSAVISTSENQTIKAALSRVCGGGVFPAAGAGYKSLCVVQGLVDIYIFSEDTTYKWDSCAAHAILRAMGGGIADMKECLARSPQTGLDWPQLLYHMENRGASGVDLWANKGGLIAYRSRHRLDSFLSCLIQNLGPLKTQT